The DNA sequence ATTTGTAGATAAGATACAGGCTATATGTTCTGTTTGTGGACAACCAGCAACAAGATCTCAAAGACTTATAAATGGAGAACCAGCTAGATATGATGAACCTATAATACAAGTTGGAGCTGTTGAAAGTTATGAGGCTAGATGTAGAAAATGTCATGTAGTTAAAAAGTAACTATATAAAATACATAGTAAACACCTTTTAGGTGTTTTTTCTTTATTTATATAGTAGTATTATATATAATATTATAAAAATCGAGGTGGGGCGATGAAAAAACAAGCCGTAGGGGGGCAAGCTGTCATAGAAGGCGTTATGATGCAATCTAAAGATAAGCGATCTATAGCCGTTAGAAAAAATGATGGAGAAATAGTAGTTAAAAAAAATAAAATACAAAGTTGGATATCTGATAAAAAAATAGACAAAATACCTTTTATTAGAGGTGCTTTCATATTGATAGAAATGATGATAGAAGGTATTAAAAGCATGAATTTTTCATCAGAGTTTTTTTTAGAAGACGATGAAGAAGAAACTTCTTTTGATAGATTTATTAATAAAATTTTTAAAGACAAAGCTAGTGATGCTATAATCATAATTTCTTTAGTTATAGGGTTAGCTTTAGCTACGCTTTTATTTGTAGTTACACCTACATTATTAGGAGGTTTATTTTCAAAGGTTGTAGATAATAAAATCGTTTTAAACTTAATAGAAGGTATAACTAGAATAGGTATTTTATTTATATATATAATTGTAATATCTAGAAATAGTGATATAAAAAGAGTTTTCGAATACCATGGAGCTGAGCATAAATCTATTTACTGCTATGAAAATGATCTTGAACTTACTGTTGAAAATGCTAAAAAGTTTACAACATTACATCCGAGGTGTGGAACTAACTTTTTATTTATTGTTATGATTACATCTATAATATTATTTTCGTTTTTTGGATGGCCGAATCCCTTAATTAGGATTATCATGAGAATATTATGTGTTCCTATTGTAGCTGGAATTTCTTATGAAATTATAAAATTGCTTGGGAAATATGATAATAAATTGACTAGATTTGTAGCTTATCCAGGAATGATGTTACAAAAATTTACTACTAGAGAGCCAGATGATAAGCAGTTAGAAGTTGCATTAGAAGCATTGAAGGCTGTTTTAAATTAGTAAAGGAGAAATATATGACAATAAGAGAAATATTAATAAAGTATATGGAAAAACTATCTAGTATAAGTGATACTCCTAAACTTGATACCGAGATATTGCTTCAAAAAGCTCTTGGAGATGTAGATAGATTATATATACAGTTGAATTTAGATAAAAAATTAAGCGATGAAGAATTAAAGTGTTTTAATGAAATGATTAATGATAGGTTAAATGGGAGACCTATAGCTTATATAGTTAAAAATAGAGAATTTATGGCACTTGATTTTTACGTTGAAGAAGGAGTTCTTATACCTAGACCAGATACTGAACCATTAGTAGAAGAAGTTATAGAACTTTCAAAAGGAATGAAGGATGTAACTATAGTAGATATAGGTACAGGTTCAGGAGCCATAAGCGTTAGTTTAGCAAAATATATTAAGAATTCTTATGTATATTCATTAGATATATCAGATAAAGCTTTAAGTATAGGTAAAAAGAATGCTGTTAATAATGAAGTAGATGATAAAATTGAATTTATAAAATCTGATGTATTTACAGGAATAAAAGATAGAAATCTAAAACTAGATATAATAGTTTCAAATCCACCGTATATAAAGAAGGAAGATATAAAAACCTTACATACACAGGTTAAAGATTATGAACCATATATAGCGCTTGAAGGTGGAGAAGATGGATTAGATTTTTATAGAACAATAACAGAAGAGTCTTTAAAACACTTAAAGTCAAATGGTATATTAGCGTTTGAAGTTGGCCATGACCAAGCTAATGATGTATGTACTATAATGGAGAATCACGGATATAAAAAAATATACACAAAGAAAGATTTGCAAGGAATTGATAGAGTTGTTATAGGTTTTAAACTATGATATAATCAACTATTGATATGTTACAATTAAAGAGGTGAAAGTATGCTAAATAAATTAGAAGTACTAGAAGATAAATATAAAGAGCTAAGTGAAAAAATAGCAGATCCGGAAATCATAAATGATCAAAAAGTTTGGCAAAAGCTTATAAAAGAACATGCTGACTTAGAGCCAATAATAATGAAATTTAGAGAATATAAAGAAGTAATGAATAGTATAGCAGAATCAAAAACTATTTTACAAGAAGAATCAGATGAAGAGTTAAGAGAATTAGCTAAAATGGAACTTTCTGAAATGGAAGAGAAAGTAGAACCAATAGAAGCTGAATTAAAGATATTATTATTACCTAAGGATCCTAATGATGATAAAAACGTTATAGTTGAAATCAGAGGTGGAGCCGGAGGAGACGAAGCAGCTCTATTTGCTGGAGATCTATTTAGAATGTATTGTAGATATGCAGAAAGAAAGAGATGGAAAGTTGAATTACTAAGTGCTAGTGAAACTGGTGTTGGTGGATACAAAGAAGTATCTTTCATGATAAAAGGTAAAGGTGCATACTCAGTTCTTAAATATGAATCAGGAGTTCATAGAGTTCAAAGAATTCCATCTACTGAATCAGGAGGAAGAATCCATACATCAACTGCCACAGTTGCGGTATTACCAGAGGTAGAAGATGTTGAAGTAGATATAAATCCAAATGACCTAAGAATAGATGTTTTCCGTTCTTCAGGAAACGGTGGACAAAGTGTTAATACTACTGACTCTGCAGTAAGGGTTACACATATACCAACAGGAGAAGTTGTATCTTGTCAAGATGGAAAATCACAATTAAAAAATAAAGAGCAAGCTATAAAAATATTAAAGGCTAGACTTTATGATAAAGCAGTTGCTGCACAAAACAAAGAAATATCAGCTGAAAGAAAGAGTCAGGTTGGTACTGGGGATAGATCTGAAAGAATAAGAACTTATAACTTCCCTCAAGGGAGAGTAAGTGATCATAGAATCAACTTAACATTATATAAATTAGATGCATTTTTAGATGGAGATTTAACAGAAATGATAGATGCATTAATAACTGTTGATCAAACAGAAAAAATGATGTCTTTATAATTAAATAAAATAAAAATCCCTATTTTAAATAGGGATTTTTTGTAAGTGAAAATTGTTATTCTCTAGTATTGGAATAATGATAATTTGTTGTACATAAAATTAGAACAAATTAACTAAATACTAGGGGGTAAAAAATTGATTGAAATAACATTAATAGGATTAATATCTGGAGTTATAGGAACTGGATTAGGAGGTATTATTTCTACTGTTTTTAGAAAAAATGTTAATAGGTATTTAAGCTTTTGCATGGGAATATCAGGAGGTATTATGCTATCTGTAGTAGTATTTGACCTTCTTAAAGAAGCTATGGCAGAAGCAGGGGTTTTAAATACAATTATATTTGTATTTGTTGGAGCTATAGCTACAATGTTAATAAAAAACAAGTTAGAAATTCATTCGAAATTTAATGCTGGATATCTAATATTTTTAAGTATACTGTTACATAACTTACCAGAAGGATTGGCTATAGGATCTTCTTTTGTAGCTACACAAAATTTAGGAATAAAATTGGCTATTGTAATAGGAATTCATAATATACCAGAAGGATTAGCAATGGCTTTAAGCTTAGTTGGAAATAAAATGAGTACATTTAAAGTTATAATGCTTACAGTTTTGGCAGGTATTCCTATGGGAGTGGGAAGTTTTTTAGGCGCTTATTTTGCAGATATGTGCAATTCAATGATAGGTGCTTTTTTAGCTATAGCAGCAGGGACTATGATGTATGTGGTATTAGAAGAAATTTTGCCTTCTACAAAATCTATTTTCACAATTATAGGTTTTTTAGTAGGTATTTTAATAGTAAGCTATATATAAACTTAATATAAAGGAAGGTATACTAATGATAAAAACAATGATAAGTAATATTGATGAAGCTAATATAGATAAAGAAGAAATAAAAAAACATGCAAATTTATTAGCAGAAGGAAAAACAGTTATTTTCCCTACAGAAACAGTATATGGATTAGGGGCAAATGCCTTAGATGAAGATGCAGTTAAAAAGATATATGAAGCAAAAGGAAGACCTAGTGATAATCCTTTAATTGTACATATATGTGATGAAAATGAAATTGATCATCTTGTAACTGATATAAATGAAAAAGCAAGAAAATTAATGAAAAAGTTCTGGCCAGGTCCTTTAACTATGATATTTAACAAAAAGGATATAATTCCTCAAAGAACAAGTGGAGGATTAGATACTGTAGCAATAAGAATGCCATCAGACCCCATAGCTAGAGAAGTTATAAAGCAATCTGGGGTACCAATTGCAGCTCCGTCTGCAAATATATCAGGACGTCCATCTCCTACAAAAGGTAAACACGTATGTGAGGAAATGAGTGGAAGAGTTTCTGGGATTATAGTTGGTGGAGATTGTGACTTTGGATTAGAATCTACGGTTGTGGATATGACATCTGAAAAACCTATGATACTAAGACCAGGAAGTGTCACAAAGGAACAAATGGAAGCTATAATAGGAGAAGTACTGGTAGATCCATCTATAGAAGGTAAGGCAGATGCAAAAAAAGCTAAAGCACCAGGGATGAAATATACTCACTATTCTCCAAATGGGGATGTTTATATTATTAGAGGTGAAGAAGAAAAAGTTATAGAAAAAATAAACGACTTGATAGAAGAAAAAGAAAAGAATGGATTAAAATGTGGAGTTATGTGCATAAATAAACATGCAGACTTGTATAAAGGTTATGTAATAAAATTAGGAGATAACCTTGAAGAAGTTGCTGCCAATCTTTTTGATTCTCTTATAGAAATGGATAAAAAAAATATAGATGTAATTTATTCTGAAGCATTTACAACTGAGGGAGTAGGTAGAGCTATAATGAATAGACTTATGAAATCAGCTGGATATAAAGTTATAGATTTATAAAATTTAAATTATATAAAATAGTTGTCAGAATTAGATGCAAAAAAGGTAAAACTTTGGTATAATATAAAATTAAGTATAAATCTATCATAAGAATTTGTTGGAGGTATTGGACCATGAAAATAGGCTTAGGTAGTGATCACGGTGGATATAATTTAAAGGAAGAAATAAAAAAACACTTAGAGTCAAAGGGAATTGAATGCGTAGACTTTGGAACTGAAAATGGAGTAGATTCAGTTGACTATCCTATATATGGAGAAAAGGTTGCCAAAGCTGTTGTTAGTAAGGACGTAGACTATGGGATATTATGTTGCGGAACAGGTATAGGAATATCGTTGGCTGCAAATAAAGTTAAAGGAATTAGATGTGCTGTTGTTTCAGACACATTTTCTGCTAAGATGTCAAAAGCACATAATAATGCAAACATGTTATCTCTAGGAGAAAGAGTAATAGGAAAAGGACTAGCTCTTGAAATAGTTGATGCATGGATAAATACTGAATTTGAAGGCGATAGACATTTAAGAAGAGTAAATATGTTAAATGACATAGAAGAAAATAATTAGGAGGCTTACATAATGAATAAAGTAGTAGTTGCAGATCATCCATTAATACAACACAAGTTAACTTTAATGAGGGATAAAAATACGGGATCTAAAGACTTTAGAGAACTTTTAACAGAAATAACAATGCTTATGGGATATGAAATAACAAGAGAATTACCTCTAGAAGAAGTAGAGATAGAAACTCCTGTTGTAAAAACTAAAGCTAAAATTATAGCTGGTAAAAAACTTGGTATAGTTCCTATATTAAGAGCTGGATTAGGGATGGTAGATGGGCTTGTAAACTTAGTGCCTGCTGCAAAAGTAGGACACGTAGGATTATATAGAGATCCAGAAACTTTACAACCAGTAGAATATTACAGCAAATTCCCACAAGATATACATGAGAGAGAAATGATAGTAGTTGACCCAATGTTAGCAACTGGTGGTTCTGCTGTTGCAGCTATAGATGTATTAAAAAGAGATGGAGCTAAGACTATAAAATTAGTTAACTTAGTTGCTTCTCCAGAAGGTATAGCAGAAGTTCATAAGTATCACCCAGATGTAGATATATATGTAGCTAGTATAGATGAGAAATTAAATGATCATGGATATATAGTTCCAGGATTAGGAGATGCTGGAGATAGATTATTTGGAACTAAGTAATTAAATATAGAAATAAAGGTATCTATAAACTTATAGGTACCTTTTTGAATTTTTACAAATGAGAAAAAATTGTAGATTTTACAGAAAATACTGATTTTAAATTATAATAACTAATAAAATTATAAAAATTTTTATAAAATTTATTATAATTTATTTAAAAAAAATGTAATTATTTGTAGAAAAATTTTCATAAAAGGTATAATATTAATATATACTGTATACATATTACTAACGTTTTCTAATTCATGTAAATGAATATGGAATATAAATTTTGTATGCAAAAATATGCATAAATACTAATATTAATGAGGATTATATTTAATAAGATTATTTTGATGTTTAAAATAATTAAAAATCTATAAAAAGTGAAATTTTGAATAATTGAAAAATAATTATTCAAAATTTACACAAAATAGAAAAAACAGAAATTTTAAAATCAATATTAGGTATTGATAAAATTTTTTAAAAGAAATATAATAATAAAATATAATTTAGAATTAAAATATTCATATTTCAAACGAAAAAATATTAGATGCATATTTATAGGTTATTCAACCAAAACAAATCACGATAGTGAGGGATTTATCTATGGATGATAAAAGAAAAAAATATATGCAAGCTCTTAGTATGCTTTCTTTAGTAAGTCAAGTAGGACTAATGATAATAATACCTATTTTAGGCTGTGCTTTTTTAGGAAAGTACTTAGATGATAAATTTGGAACAAGCCCGTTATTATTACTAATATTTCTTGTATTAGGCATAGGCGGAGCTTTTAGTGGAGTTTACAAAACTCTTATTGTATATGCTAAAAGGAAGTGATTAAATGAATAGTACTTTAGAAAAACAAATACGAGACGTAAATAAAGGTGTAGTCATAATTGATTTAATCGCAGCAATTCTAATTATTTTTTTGTCAAACTCTATAAAGGAAATGCTTACAGGTCTTTTGTTTGGAAGTTTAATAGCGGTTTTAAATTTTAGGCTATTAGCTATATCACTGCAAAAGTCAGTAACATATGCTCCTACGAAAGCTCAAATCTACTCAACGAGTAGGTACATAATAAGGATGTTTATAATGGCTGTGGTGTTGTATGTTTCAGCAGTTTCACCACACATAAGTATTATTGGAACTACCATAGGCTTATTGAGCACTAAGTTTTCTATATTAGGTAAAAGAGTAGTAATAGATAAACTTAAAAGAAAGGAGGCGTAAGTATGAGTCAAGCTAAATTTATACTATATGTTGGAAACTTTAAATTAAGTGATACAGTTATTACAAGTTGGCTAATATTAGCAGGTCTTGCTTTAGTATCTTATTTACTAACTAGAAACTTAAAGAAAGTCCCAACAAGTAAAGTACAAATATTTTTAGAATTTGTAGTAGGTGGATTTGATAAATTTGTAAAAGACACTATGGGTCCAACTGCAGTAAAAGAGTTACCTTTTATAGTGCCGTATTTAGGTAGTTTATTCTTATTCTTTGCAGTTTCAAACCTTATAGGACTATTAGGATTTAGATCTCCTACAACAGATTTAGATACTACACTAGCATGGGCACTAATAACATTCTTTATGATTTATTATGCAGGTGTGAAGAAAAAAGGTATGGGTATGTTCAAAGAATTACTTGAGCCAATACCATTACTATTACCACTTAATATAATAGGTGAGTTAGCAAAACCTATATCATTAAGTTTCCGTCCATTTGGTAATATACTTGGAGGATCTGTTATCATGGCGTTGTTATATCAATTCTTAGGGTTTGTATCAACATCATTAACAGGAATAAATATACCTTTTGGACAATTAATAATACCAGTACCACTACATTTATACTTTGATATATTTGCTGGTATACTACAAGCGTTCATATTCATAATGCTTACAATGGTATTTGTATCAAATGCTACAGAGTAATTGATATGTAAAATAAAAAATAATAAATAAAAATTAATTTAAATTTTAAGGAGGAAACAATCATGGAAATGGCTATATTATTAGCAGGTTCAGCTATAGGAGCAGGTATCGCAGTTGCAACAGGTATAGGAGCAGGAATAGGACAAGGATTCGCTGCAGGTAAGGCTGCTGAGGCAGTTGGTAACCAACCAGAAGCTAAAGGAGAAATAACTCAAACAATGTTACTAGGAGCTGCAGTTGCAGAGTCTTCAGCAATATATGGTTTAGTTGTAGCTATAATACTTCTATTCGCTAATCCATTCAAAGCAATGTTAAAATAATTTAAAGATAAGTTATCATGAGTAGGAGGTGGGGTAACCATCTCCTAATTACGAATTGTGATTAGTAGAAAGGAGGAACAAGGATGTTTGAATTAAAACCACTAATTGGAGTATCATATGAATTATTATTCCAGTTAATAAATACATTCTTAGTGTTTGTTATTTTAAAGAAACTTTTATTTAAACCTGTTTTAGGAATAATAGAAGCTAGACAAAAAGATATTCAAACAAACTTAGCTCAAGGAGAGAAAACAAAATCTGAGGGTGAAAAGTTCAAAAAAGAATACGAAGAAAAATTAAGCTCTGCTAAAGATCAAGGGCAAGAAATAATAAAACAAGCTACTTTAAGAGCAGAGAAGAAATCAGAGGAAATAATATCTACAGCTAAAAACGAAGCTACAAGCATAAAAGAAAAAGCTAGTAAAGATATAGCACAAGAAAGACAAAAAGTTATGAATGAAGTTAAAGATGATATATCTTCAATAGCTTTACTTGCAGCATCTAAGGTTATAGAAAGTGA is a window from the Paraclostridium sordellii genome containing:
- the atpB gene encoding F0F1 ATP synthase subunit A, giving the protein MSQAKFILYVGNFKLSDTVITSWLILAGLALVSYLLTRNLKKVPTSKVQIFLEFVVGGFDKFVKDTMGPTAVKELPFIVPYLGSLFLFFAVSNLIGLLGFRSPTTDLDTTLAWALITFFMIYYAGVKKKGMGMFKELLEPIPLLLPLNIIGELAKPISLSFRPFGNILGGSVIMALLYQFLGFVSTSLTGINIPFGQLIIPVPLHLYFDIFAGILQAFIFIMLTMVFVSNATE
- a CDS encoding DUF1385 domain-containing protein — translated: MKKQAVGGQAVIEGVMMQSKDKRSIAVRKNDGEIVVKKNKIQSWISDKKIDKIPFIRGAFILIEMMIEGIKSMNFSSEFFLEDDEEETSFDRFINKIFKDKASDAIIIISLVIGLALATLLFVVTPTLLGGLFSKVVDNKIVLNLIEGITRIGILFIYIIVISRNSDIKRVFEYHGAEHKSIYCYENDLELTVENAKKFTTLHPRCGTNFLFIVMITSIILFSFFGWPNPLIRIIMRILCVPIVAGISYEIIKLLGKYDNKLTRFVAYPGMMLQKFTTREPDDKQLEVALEALKAVLN
- a CDS encoding ATP synthase subunit I, encoding MNSTLEKQIRDVNKGVVIIDLIAAILIIFLSNSIKEMLTGLLFGSLIAVLNFRLLAISLQKSVTYAPTKAQIYSTSRYIIRMFIMAVVLYVSAVSPHISIIGTTIGLLSTKFSILGKRVVIDKLKRKEA
- a CDS encoding L-threonylcarbamoyladenylate synthase codes for the protein MIKTMISNIDEANIDKEEIKKHANLLAEGKTVIFPTETVYGLGANALDEDAVKKIYEAKGRPSDNPLIVHICDENEIDHLVTDINEKARKLMKKFWPGPLTMIFNKKDIIPQRTSGGLDTVAIRMPSDPIAREVIKQSGVPIAAPSANISGRPSPTKGKHVCEEMSGRVSGIIVGGDCDFGLESTVVDMTSEKPMILRPGSVTKEQMEAIIGEVLVDPSIEGKADAKKAKAPGMKYTHYSPNGDVYIIRGEEEKVIEKINDLIEEKEKNGLKCGVMCINKHADLYKGYVIKLGDNLEEVAANLFDSLIEMDKKNIDVIYSEAFTTEGVGRAIMNRLMKSAGYKVIDL
- the atpF gene encoding F0F1 ATP synthase subunit B, with product MFELKPLIGVSYELLFQLINTFLVFVILKKLLFKPVLGIIEARQKDIQTNLAQGEKTKSEGEKFKKEYEEKLSSAKDQGQEIIKQATLRAEKKSEEIISTAKNEATSIKEKASKDIAQERQKVMNEVKDDISSIALLAASKVIESDLDKSKHEKLINDFIKEVGEAQ
- the atpE gene encoding ATP synthase F0 subunit C, which produces MEMAILLAGSAIGAGIAVATGIGAGIGQGFAAGKAAEAVGNQPEAKGEITQTMLLGAAVAESSAIYGLVVAIILLFANPFKAMLK
- a CDS encoding ZIP family metal transporter; the protein is MIEITLIGLISGVIGTGLGGIISTVFRKNVNRYLSFCMGISGGIMLSVVVFDLLKEAMAEAGVLNTIIFVFVGAIATMLIKNKLEIHSKFNAGYLIFLSILLHNLPEGLAIGSSFVATQNLGIKLAIVIGIHNIPEGLAMALSLVGNKMSTFKVIMLTVLAGIPMGVGSFLGAYFADMCNSMIGAFLAIAAGTMMYVVLEEILPSTKSIFTIIGFLVGILIVSYI
- the rpiB gene encoding ribose 5-phosphate isomerase B, with the translated sequence MKIGLGSDHGGYNLKEEIKKHLESKGIECVDFGTENGVDSVDYPIYGEKVAKAVVSKDVDYGILCCGTGIGISLAANKVKGIRCAVVSDTFSAKMSKAHNNANMLSLGERVIGKGLALEIVDAWINTEFEGDRHLRRVNMLNDIEENN
- the prmC gene encoding peptide chain release factor N(5)-glutamine methyltransferase, which encodes MTIREILIKYMEKLSSISDTPKLDTEILLQKALGDVDRLYIQLNLDKKLSDEELKCFNEMINDRLNGRPIAYIVKNREFMALDFYVEEGVLIPRPDTEPLVEEVIELSKGMKDVTIVDIGTGSGAISVSLAKYIKNSYVYSLDISDKALSIGKKNAVNNEVDDKIEFIKSDVFTGIKDRNLKLDIIVSNPPYIKKEDIKTLHTQVKDYEPYIALEGGEDGLDFYRTITEESLKHLKSNGILAFEVGHDQANDVCTIMENHGYKKIYTKKDLQGIDRVVIGFKL
- the upp gene encoding uracil phosphoribosyltransferase — translated: MNKVVVADHPLIQHKLTLMRDKNTGSKDFRELLTEITMLMGYEITRELPLEEVEIETPVVKTKAKIIAGKKLGIVPILRAGLGMVDGLVNLVPAAKVGHVGLYRDPETLQPVEYYSKFPQDIHEREMIVVDPMLATGGSAVAAIDVLKRDGAKTIKLVNLVASPEGIAEVHKYHPDVDIYVASIDEKLNDHGYIVPGLGDAGDRLFGTK
- a CDS encoding AtpZ/AtpI family protein yields the protein MDDKRKKYMQALSMLSLVSQVGLMIIIPILGCAFLGKYLDDKFGTSPLLLLIFLVLGIGGAFSGVYKTLIVYAKRK
- the prfA gene encoding peptide chain release factor 1 → MLNKLEVLEDKYKELSEKIADPEIINDQKVWQKLIKEHADLEPIIMKFREYKEVMNSIAESKTILQEESDEELRELAKMELSEMEEKVEPIEAELKILLLPKDPNDDKNVIVEIRGGAGGDEAALFAGDLFRMYCRYAERKRWKVELLSASETGVGGYKEVSFMIKGKGAYSVLKYESGVHRVQRIPSTESGGRIHTSTATVAVLPEVEDVEVDINPNDLRIDVFRSSGNGGQSVNTTDSAVRVTHIPTGEVVSCQDGKSQLKNKEQAIKILKARLYDKAVAAQNKEISAERKSQVGTGDRSERIRTYNFPQGRVSDHRINLTLYKLDAFLDGDLTEMIDALITVDQTEKMMSL